A window of Planctomycetaceae bacterium contains these coding sequences:
- a CDS encoding rhomboid family intramembrane serine protease, which yields MGLENRDYVRDDEGYDGWEHQPRRRSQMSMLTKVIIVTVAVYFLQLMTGRPGGTSLIQSFLEASPSSIFQQGQIWRVLTYAFCHDEGKITHIALNMLALYSLGQWVVDRLGDREFLWFYLTSAIFAGLCSIAFYSFMNTNVHVVGASGAVLAVFMLFVMYNPRQTLLLMGIVPVEARWLLAAFVAFDVYPMIDQLTGGSGGSTIAHSAHVGGLLFGYLYFRWHMHLSSWWDRFAGRLQQRRKPKTNLRVFSPGTQPEVDVADKVDELLKKISEQGEASLTAKERNFLTQASKQMRKGK from the coding sequence ATGGGATTGGAAAACCGCGATTACGTTCGAGATGATGAAGGATACGACGGTTGGGAACACCAGCCTCGTCGCCGATCGCAGATGTCAATGTTGACAAAAGTCATCATTGTCACCGTCGCGGTTTACTTCCTTCAGCTGATGACCGGGCGACCGGGCGGGACTTCTCTGATTCAGAGTTTTCTCGAAGCCTCTCCGTCTTCAATATTTCAGCAGGGGCAAATCTGGCGTGTGCTCACGTACGCTTTCTGTCACGACGAAGGAAAGATCACACACATTGCTTTGAACATGCTGGCCCTGTATTCCCTTGGTCAGTGGGTCGTGGATCGTTTGGGAGATCGCGAGTTCCTTTGGTTTTACCTGACGTCTGCGATCTTTGCGGGGCTGTGCTCCATCGCCTTCTACTCTTTCATGAACACCAACGTTCACGTTGTCGGTGCGTCCGGCGCTGTGCTCGCCGTTTTCATGCTCTTTGTGATGTATAACCCCAGGCAGACCCTGTTATTGATGGGAATCGTCCCCGTAGAAGCTCGCTGGCTGCTGGCCGCATTTGTGGCATTCGATGTCTATCCAATGATTGATCAGCTCACCGGTGGCTCAGGCGGATCCACAATCGCCCACTCGGCTCATGTGGGTGGCCTGCTGTTTGGCTATCTTTACTTCCGCTGGCACATGCACCTGAGCAGCTGGTGGGATCGATTTGCCGGACGGTTGCAGCAGCGTCGAAAGCCGAAAACAAATCTTCGTGTCTTCAGCCCGGGGACCCAACCGGAAGTGGACGTCGCAGACAAGGTCGATGAACTGCTGAAGAAAATCAGTGAACAGGGTGAGGCCAGTTTAACGGCGAAGGAACGCAATTTTCTGACCCAGGCCAGCAAGCAGATGCGCAAAGGCAAATAG
- the yidD gene encoding membrane protein insertion efficiency factor YidD, with translation MALIRAYQRLLSPLLGKRCRFQPTCSQYGILAVEKYGCIPGLWKTICRISRCHPWNQGGYDPP, from the coding sequence GTGGCGTTAATCCGGGCCTACCAGAGACTGTTAAGTCCATTGCTGGGTAAAAGGTGTCGTTTTCAACCGACGTGCAGCCAATATGGCATTCTTGCCGTTGAAAAATATGGCTGCATCCCGGGCCTCTGGAAGACGATCTGCCGCATCAGCCGCTGTCATCCCTGGAATCAGGGAGGCTACGACCCTCCGTGA
- a CDS encoding RimK/LysX family protein, producing the protein MTDRKRRRRIIGWREWVALPDLGIRQIKAKVDTGARSSAIHASELERFEVDGKPWIRFQVFPQQTHDDAGTTASAPILDERLVRSSSGRASLRIVIATTVVINRRSHRIEVTLANRRLMGFRMLLGREAIRGRYLVDSSQSFLTHLNLTDSGTESEPGGSAKNLPDQQSH; encoded by the coding sequence ATGACCGACAGGAAGCGGCGCCGGCGAATCATCGGTTGGCGTGAATGGGTCGCACTGCCCGATCTTGGGATTCGTCAGATCAAGGCAAAGGTTGATACTGGAGCAAGATCGTCGGCCATTCATGCCTCGGAACTGGAACGCTTTGAAGTTGATGGGAAGCCATGGATTCGATTTCAGGTCTTTCCGCAGCAAACCCACGACGACGCTGGTACAACTGCCTCGGCCCCGATTCTTGACGAACGTTTAGTACGCAGTTCAAGTGGGCGAGCTTCATTGCGCATTGTGATCGCGACGACTGTGGTCATTAACAGGCGGTCACACAGAATCGAAGTCACTCTGGCTAACCGACGTTTAATGGGGTTCCGAATGCTTCTTGGGAGAGAGGCTATTCGAGGGCGTTACCTTGTGGATTCCAGTCAGTCCTTTCTGACTCACCTGAACCTGACAGATTCAGGCACCGAATCCGAACCGGGAGGATCTGCTAAGAATCTTCCCGATCAACAGTCGCACTGA
- a CDS encoding exosortase-associated EpsI family protein → MNAATLSAQSTSPIASPSSIPATGGSADGFAAGIPSAIETAPVREFLLLGSGIVIVLACAIADYVLKAQTSDPFYLQQAAERIQNLPATIGDWTSTDGEISDREKRLADIEGSLRREYRHRSTGYSVMLTIISGKAGPMTVHPPTACFQGIGYSIRSVPTVAVVRDATGTSSELNRASFSREENDLSEVVRVFWGWSSDGNWQSPANPRFAFRGQTGLYKLYVVDRSSGGSNDLQQAEAFLHDALPVIRETLGAD, encoded by the coding sequence ATGAACGCAGCGACGCTTTCTGCGCAGTCAACTTCGCCAATTGCTTCACCGTCGTCGATCCCTGCAACCGGGGGCAGCGCTGATGGATTCGCTGCAGGGATACCATCAGCCATTGAGACAGCTCCTGTCAGAGAATTCCTGCTGCTGGGGTCTGGAATCGTTATCGTCCTTGCCTGCGCGATTGCAGATTATGTTCTCAAAGCGCAAACCAGCGATCCATTCTATCTGCAGCAGGCTGCCGAACGCATTCAGAACCTTCCGGCAACGATTGGTGACTGGACTTCGACTGACGGCGAAATCAGTGATCGTGAAAAGAGGCTCGCCGATATCGAAGGTTCTCTGCGGCGCGAATATCGACACCGATCGACAGGCTACAGCGTCATGCTTACGATCATCAGCGGTAAAGCCGGTCCGATGACGGTCCATCCGCCAACAGCCTGCTTTCAGGGAATTGGATATTCCATCCGGAGTGTTCCGACAGTTGCCGTGGTTCGGGATGCGACCGGCACCTCATCAGAACTCAATCGCGCTTCCTTCTCCCGCGAAGAAAACGATCTTTCAGAAGTCGTGCGTGTCTTCTGGGGATGGAGCTCCGATGGTAACTGGCAATCGCCTGCGAACCCTCGTTTTGCTTTCCGTGGTCAGACTGGGCTTTACAAGCTTTATGTGGTGGACCGATCGAGTGGCGGATCAAACGACCTGCAACAAGCCGAAGCCTTTCTGCACGATGCCCTGCCGGTTATCCGTGAAACGCTGGGAGCTGATTAA
- a CDS encoding exosortase/archaeosortase family protein, which yields MQNRETRPTVWQCPDWPLRATVSLVFAATVAFAFRDFLAECVSRWATEPQYSHGYLIPFMSVGLGWFRRDRVLAGLARSSFWGLFLLIPGAGMHLLANYMYFAPLDGLALLFVLVGGVLLIWGRRLFVGIWPAVLFPGFMMPLPYELEHAMSAPLQMLGASEAAFYIQTCGIPAIAQGNTILMGDTQLGVEEACSGLRMLMVFTAISVSVVILSKRPRWERMVILFSAVPIALICNIARIVATAIAHHYLGQQTADLVFHDLSGWLMIPMGLGLLLAAMKTFDWLFVEVRNQSPALGITGVSA from the coding sequence ATGCAGAATCGCGAGACGAGGCCGACAGTCTGGCAATGCCCGGACTGGCCGCTGCGCGCGACGGTGTCTTTGGTTTTCGCTGCAACAGTGGCGTTTGCTTTCCGGGATTTCCTGGCCGAATGTGTTTCCAGGTGGGCGACCGAACCCCAGTACTCTCACGGTTACCTTATCCCTTTTATGTCAGTGGGTCTTGGCTGGTTTCGCCGGGATCGAGTGCTGGCGGGACTGGCGCGAAGTTCGTTCTGGGGATTGTTTCTGCTGATTCCCGGCGCTGGAATGCATCTGCTTGCCAACTACATGTACTTCGCTCCACTGGACGGGCTGGCACTTCTTTTTGTGCTGGTGGGCGGCGTTCTTCTGATATGGGGACGGCGGCTGTTTGTGGGAATCTGGCCTGCGGTTTTGTTCCCTGGCTTTATGATGCCGCTGCCTTATGAACTCGAACACGCGATGTCTGCCCCACTCCAAATGCTGGGTGCCAGCGAAGCTGCGTTTTACATTCAGACTTGCGGCATTCCTGCCATTGCTCAGGGAAATACCATTCTGATGGGTGATACGCAGCTGGGTGTCGAAGAAGCCTGCAGCGGATTACGCATGCTGATGGTATTCACGGCAATCTCCGTTTCAGTTGTCATTCTCAGCAAGCGACCGCGATGGGAACGAATGGTCATCCTGTTCAGTGCAGTGCCGATTGCTCTGATCTGCAACATCGCTCGGATTGTCGCAACAGCCATCGCCCATCATTACCTCGGACAGCAGACGGCAGATCTCGTCTTTCATGATCTGAGTGGCTGGTTGATGATTCCCATGGGGCTGGGATTGCTGTTGGCAGCCATGAAAACCTTCGACTGGTTGTTTGTTGAAGTCAGGAACCAGTCACCGGCGCTGGGCATCACGGGAGTCTCAGCATGA
- a CDS encoding PEP-CTERM sorting domain-containing protein, whose product MKPFSIDAVSPDMNTKKKPARDWYRLIIHLLTAASASLMPVRAAVGQCPCDCCGPSTPAVTIDRSPFGRAMYRDPFSGQATDSVPQWPTNRSESIRQEESGGELRLNDDPAVGSIDSQTQRVTTDRLRTGGGTSSSVPALGSAAIGGSSSGSGIIAGGTSGGLSGGMSSGSSGSRLGGWSAQSSGSGAGGFAGGGGSGGGSVSRSGTSSTIPSVDSNDAGSKTNVTIPTEGDSQTQRDSQTHSGSSSIQSAEVRNFGIRSNTVPQDPTPPAEPGQCETGGLVVIQQPKPSIPDPTVDEELPENEVCVPATGGTLPDSPVVPEPGSIVLLLIGLTCAGFYWRRRESGNSLQPLA is encoded by the coding sequence ATGAAACCCTTCTCAATCGATGCCGTTTCGCCTGATATGAATACAAAGAAAAAACCCGCTCGCGACTGGTATCGTCTGATCATCCACCTTTTGACCGCTGCGAGTGCTTCGCTGATGCCAGTCCGCGCTGCTGTGGGTCAATGTCCCTGCGATTGCTGCGGGCCGTCCACACCAGCCGTCACGATCGATCGCAGCCCGTTTGGCAGAGCAATGTATCGTGACCCGTTCAGCGGGCAGGCGACCGACAGCGTTCCTCAGTGGCCAACAAACCGATCGGAATCGATCCGGCAGGAAGAGTCAGGCGGAGAACTTCGGCTGAATGACGATCCAGCTGTTGGATCAATCGATTCGCAAACCCAGCGCGTGACTACTGACCGTTTAAGAACTGGTGGCGGAACCAGCAGCTCAGTTCCCGCACTTGGTAGCGCGGCCATTGGAGGGTCTTCTTCTGGCTCCGGAATCATCGCTGGAGGCACATCGGGAGGCCTGTCGGGCGGAATGTCCTCAGGTAGTTCCGGCAGCAGACTTGGGGGCTGGTCAGCTCAGTCCAGTGGTTCCGGAGCCGGTGGCTTCGCGGGCGGTGGAGGTTCCGGCGGCGGTTCTGTCAGTCGTAGCGGTACGTCTTCCACAATTCCTTCAGTCGACTCCAACGACGCAGGATCAAAGACAAACGTCACCATTCCAACTGAAGGCGATTCGCAAACACAGCGCGATTCGCAAACACATAGCGGTTCCAGTTCAATTCAATCTGCCGAAGTTCGGAATTTTGGAATCCGGTCGAACACTGTTCCCCAGGACCCCACGCCGCCCGCGGAACCCGGTCAGTGCGAAACTGGTGGATTGGTTGTCATTCAGCAGCCGAAACCGAGCATCCCCGATCCCACCGTTGATGAAGAATTGCCCGAAAACGAAGTCTGCGTTCCGGCAACTGGAGGAACGTTACCGGATTCTCCAGTCGTACCGGAACCAGGTTCGATTGTGCTGTTACTGATTGGTCTGACCTGCGCAGGCTTCTATTGGCGCAGGCGAGAATCCGGAAACAGTTTGCAGCCCCTTGCATGA
- a CDS encoding SDR family oxidoreductase — MRNFDGKHVFLTGAASGIGRQLAVQLSARGCQLSLIDVNEDGLQSVQKELRKAGTNVRIYPCDLSEADSVDSMLDRFCTHNSKLDLLINNAGVAYYGPTDLMTQQQWDWLMNINLLSPLRITNRLLPMLLSRPDTHLVNMCSISGLVAGGRFAGYHTSKYGLIGFTESLRAEFGRHGLGVTAICPGPVLTPLYSSAASPKPDRPVPTPPAWMSTTPDRVASVTIRAIERNKRQVLITPVAHALFQLKRFAPGLIDFANQFSRRKKQRQESLRKAADEADRMESARRESCAEATLPLSPDDQPVAGKDSSSSRAA, encoded by the coding sequence ATGCGAAATTTTGATGGAAAACACGTTTTTCTTACCGGAGCCGCTTCCGGGATCGGGCGACAACTTGCCGTGCAACTTTCTGCCCGAGGCTGTCAGCTGTCGCTGATTGACGTCAACGAAGACGGTTTGCAATCGGTTCAAAAAGAATTACGAAAAGCCGGAACGAATGTCCGCATCTATCCGTGTGATTTGTCTGAGGCCGACTCTGTCGATTCGATGCTGGATCGATTCTGTACCCACAACTCAAAGCTGGATCTACTGATAAACAATGCAGGCGTCGCCTATTACGGGCCGACGGATCTGATGACGCAGCAGCAATGGGACTGGCTAATGAATATTAACCTGCTGTCCCCACTTCGAATCACAAATCGACTTTTGCCAATGCTCCTTTCCCGGCCGGACACACACCTCGTCAATATGTGCAGCATTTCCGGACTTGTCGCTGGCGGCCGATTTGCTGGTTATCACACCAGCAAATACGGATTGATTGGTTTCACGGAATCGTTGCGAGCAGAATTCGGACGACACGGTCTCGGAGTGACAGCCATTTGTCCAGGTCCTGTTCTCACACCGCTTTATTCATCTGCAGCCAGCCCGAAGCCGGATCGGCCCGTCCCGACACCTCCGGCATGGATGAGTACGACGCCGGATCGCGTCGCATCAGTGACCATCCGAGCGATCGAGCGCAACAAACGGCAGGTACTGATTACTCCTGTGGCTCATGCTCTGTTCCAACTCAAACGATTTGCACCGGGACTGATCGATTTTGCGAACCAGTTCAGCCGCCGGAAAAAGCAACGACAGGAATCGCTTCGGAAAGCAGCCGACGAAGCGGATCGAATGGAATCTGCACGGAGGGAGTCGTGCGCAGAAGCTACGCTTCCCCTGAGCCCTGACGATCAACCGGTGGCTGGCAAAGATTCATCATCTTCCCGCGCCGCGTGA
- a CDS encoding putative quinol monooxygenase: protein MVDITVILTVKSSDDVEKVRQLLVQQAILSRQEPGCERFEVYESSSTERTFILIERWVNQDALDVHRTAHAFTTVYAPQVLPLVDRVPYVCSRVE, encoded by the coding sequence GTGGTTGATATCACCGTAATTCTGACTGTCAAATCGAGCGATGATGTCGAAAAGGTTCGACAGTTACTGGTTCAGCAGGCGATTCTTTCCCGCCAGGAACCCGGCTGTGAACGCTTTGAAGTTTACGAAAGCAGTTCCACTGAACGGACATTTATTCTGATCGAGCGATGGGTGAATCAGGACGCTCTGGATGTTCATCGTACGGCCCATGCATTCACAACAGTGTATGCCCCGCAGGTGCTGCCGTTGGTCGACCGGGTTCCCTATGTTTGTTCGCGCGTTGAGTAG
- a CDS encoding RimK family alpha-L-glutamate ligase, which translates to MKLAILSRSHRCYSTRRLREAAVVRGHSVRVFDTLRFSIDLKAGEPSLTFKGKPLGRFDAALPRIGASITYFGTAVVRQFEQMDVFCGNSSAGISNSRDKLRSFQILARHHIGIPDTTFARNRADVLPAIERVGGAPVVIKLLEGTQGIGVILAETTKVAEAIVETLQSTRQNVLIQRFVAESKGRDIRAIVVGDRVVAAMRRVARGDEFRSNVHRGGSVEAVQLPEEYQETAVRAAQIMGLRIGGVDMLEGKDGPQVMEVNSSPGLEGIEQATRLDIAGAIIEYIAAQVDFPELDVRQRLTVSRGYGVAELHIPEGSEYIGRTIAESGLRELDINVLTLYRGTSVIPNPKISRTFEAHDRLLCFGKLDAMRDMVPQKAQAKRRPRVRKLTNSAVVKEKESGSS; encoded by the coding sequence ATGAAACTCGCCATTTTGTCGCGGAGTCACAGATGCTACAGCACTCGCCGCCTGCGTGAGGCAGCGGTTGTGCGTGGTCATTCCGTTCGCGTATTCGACACCCTGCGATTCTCCATCGATCTGAAAGCCGGAGAGCCATCACTGACCTTCAAAGGCAAACCGCTCGGCCGGTTCGACGCAGCTTTGCCCCGCATCGGCGCATCCATCACCTACTTTGGCACGGCCGTTGTCAGGCAGTTCGAGCAGATGGACGTTTTCTGCGGTAATTCATCGGCGGGCATCAGTAATTCAAGAGATAAGCTTCGAAGTTTTCAGATTCTGGCACGCCACCATATCGGAATTCCGGATACAACTTTTGCACGTAATCGCGCAGATGTCCTGCCCGCGATTGAACGCGTGGGCGGGGCTCCTGTTGTTATCAAACTGCTGGAAGGAACTCAGGGGATCGGCGTTATTCTGGCAGAAACAACCAAAGTGGCAGAAGCCATCGTTGAAACGCTCCAGAGTACCCGACAAAACGTTTTGATACAGAGATTTGTCGCCGAAAGCAAAGGGCGCGACATCCGCGCTATCGTTGTCGGAGACCGCGTCGTAGCGGCGATGCGACGCGTTGCCAGGGGCGACGAATTCCGAAGCAACGTGCATCGTGGTGGTTCAGTCGAAGCAGTTCAGTTGCCCGAAGAATATCAGGAAACTGCGGTCCGCGCAGCACAGATTATGGGGCTGCGAATTGGCGGAGTGGACATGCTGGAAGGCAAGGATGGGCCACAGGTGATGGAGGTGAACTCTTCGCCTGGCCTTGAAGGAATTGAACAAGCTACCAGGCTGGATATCGCGGGGGCAATCATCGAGTATATCGCCGCGCAGGTCGACTTTCCCGAGCTGGATGTGCGTCAGCGGCTGACCGTCAGTCGGGGTTATGGAGTTGCCGAACTCCATATACCCGAAGGCTCTGAATACATCGGGCGGACCATCGCTGAATCGGGACTCAGAGAGCTGGATATCAATGTCCTGACACTTTATCGCGGAACCAGCGTCATCCCGAATCCCAAAATCAGCCGCACCTTCGAAGCGCATGACCGTTTATTGTGCTTTGGAAAACTGGATGCCATGCGGGACATGGTTCCCCAAAAAGCGCAGGCGAAACGGCGTCCTCGAGTTCGTAAGCTGACAAATTCTGCCGTGGTCAAAGAAAAAGAAAGTGGTTCGTCTTAG
- a CDS encoding class I SAM-dependent methyltransferase, translating into MNAIKSIVSWLAGRPALFDSLRWVLEGGFVQHRQIIKSHLSSTGRDVAWKVLDIGCGTGLYAAHFPANQYVGIDISPVYTNAARSKFPEHRFETGDARQLTFKGDDFDAAFISGVIHHLTDDDAVAVLKEAIRVIKPSGRLVVWEDIPAPWWNIVGHVAHRLDLGACIRAADGYRKLIEHALSDDSERPATQPSLHVYTVRSGFMDYAVFVCDFSAGPAEDQSD; encoded by the coding sequence ATGAATGCAATCAAGTCCATTGTCAGCTGGCTAGCTGGCCGTCCTGCACTATTCGATTCACTCAGGTGGGTGCTGGAAGGAGGGTTTGTTCAGCATCGACAAATTATTAAATCGCATTTGAGTTCAACAGGTCGCGATGTCGCCTGGAAAGTGCTGGATATTGGTTGCGGAACGGGTTTGTACGCGGCGCACTTTCCAGCGAATCAGTACGTTGGAATCGACATTTCCCCTGTCTACACAAACGCTGCGCGGAGTAAGTTTCCGGAGCATCGGTTCGAAACGGGCGACGCCCGTCAGCTGACATTCAAAGGTGATGACTTTGACGCCGCATTCATTTCCGGCGTGATTCATCATCTGACAGATGACGATGCTGTTGCGGTACTAAAGGAAGCCATTCGAGTCATCAAACCGAGCGGAAGACTGGTCGTCTGGGAGGACATTCCTGCCCCCTGGTGGAACATCGTCGGGCACGTCGCGCATCGCCTGGATCTCGGGGCCTGTATCCGTGCTGCGGATGGATACAGGAAGCTGATCGAGCACGCTCTGTCAGACGACTCGGAACGCCCGGCCACGCAACCATCTCTGCATGTCTATACTGTCAGAAGTGGATTCATGGACTACGCCGTGTTCGTGTGCGATTTCTCTGCTGGCCCTGCCGAGGACCAATCGGATTGA
- a CDS encoding PKD domain-containing protein produces MLFHSLRQLVSRSLGNSRSRCSSSRSSNSWRRTSIQSGLESLEPRALLSSVSVSGNSLSFVADAGEMNTVTISESGGVITIIDTTSVITPGAGVTSVNSNEVTIPVTGLVVIGVNLGDLDDVLDMSAVSQVGSLRRTSLSGGDGNDTIIGSDLNDSFTESPGSDSIDGRGAIDVDQWLVNSDFDMTMTDAGLMIGTDFDTFANIEFVSLGGLSGDNIIDASAVTAASGITNGMYMNGRDGNDTLIGAAGVRNNFQDFVGNNSFVGGALLDSVPAFQDEDMILTDFTFTVGTSVNTHVGIESFDMRGGVSGNVIDASAITAAGDVTTVQIIGGPGDDLLRGSYLNDIIRDTGGSNVLDGLGGTDILIVFGDTDQVLTNSTLSLDGVVSTHANFEDVRLQGGAGDNTLDSSAVTAASGINVVFLTGLAGNDVLLGGELNEVFADNDGNNTIDAGGGFDRFTATGDVDMTAIDGTLFVGPYVNTISNVEDLRMTGGAGANVIDSSALTAASGVTLNVISSLGGNDTIRPSGDTGINSNLNGGDGAASGIDTLDLSRFPVTPNVNIAGPGTSDGSRGNVGSNISFNNMNLFTLPPEYDFMAATYAVVEGDSPNTTNVVQVTRSVNTTIASSVDVVLTGGTAVAGDDFTVGPITVNFLPGEVTKFVPIELLGDSDIEADETVLLSFTNGISGAANATAVLTILNDDDEINTAPEIITVTTDATMADKALPGETVALTATFTDSDAGDTHSATIDWGDGTTSAGAVNQLTGVVTGNHQYSTGGLFRVTVQITDLADQSDSGSTTSIVTGVRVTADGVLEIIGTSGKDIVNVQETGRRRRRNSDSVQVVANFDVQRGHGGSDGGSDGGRDRGAEVFRFDADSVTSIHIVLCEGDDQATIGSGGSDGGSDCGSDGGSDRDLDIPALIEGGGGDDRLTGGRAADILIGGLGNDRISGGSGDDIILGGDGKDDLRGGNGNDLMVSDAWAYDAVLDALDAVHQEWTDGSLTYEQKRDHLTGTTAGGHNGAYLFNSMTLATDGERDTIRGDRGRDLFFAFSHDRVKDKKHDEDLFANG; encoded by the coding sequence ATGTTGTTTCATTCTCTGCGACAGTTGGTTTCTCGTTCGCTGGGCAATTCACGGTCAAGGTGTTCGAGTTCACGAAGTTCAAATTCATGGCGGCGGACTTCGATCCAATCAGGTCTGGAATCGCTGGAACCGCGGGCGCTGCTCAGCAGTGTGAGCGTTTCCGGCAACTCGCTCAGTTTTGTCGCTGACGCTGGTGAGATGAATACCGTGACGATCTCCGAGTCCGGAGGCGTCATTACCATTATCGACACCACCTCTGTGATTACGCCGGGTGCGGGAGTGACTTCGGTGAACTCCAACGAAGTGACGATTCCGGTCACAGGGCTGGTTGTGATCGGCGTGAATCTTGGTGATCTGGACGATGTGCTGGACATGTCGGCAGTTAGTCAGGTCGGCAGTCTGAGGCGTACCTCTCTGTCTGGTGGAGACGGAAATGACACGATCATCGGCAGCGATCTGAATGACAGCTTCACCGAAAGTCCCGGAAGCGATTCAATTGACGGGCGAGGGGCGATCGACGTCGATCAGTGGCTGGTCAATTCTGATTTCGATATGACGATGACTGACGCCGGGCTCATGATCGGAACCGATTTCGACACCTTCGCCAACATTGAATTTGTAAGTCTCGGGGGACTTTCCGGTGACAACATAATTGATGCGTCGGCAGTGACCGCGGCCAGCGGCATCACGAATGGCATGTATATGAACGGCCGTGATGGAAATGATACTTTGATTGGTGCCGCAGGCGTACGGAACAACTTTCAGGATTTTGTTGGAAACAATTCGTTTGTCGGTGGTGCTCTGCTCGACAGCGTGCCTGCGTTTCAGGATGAAGACATGATCCTGACGGACTTTACGTTCACCGTTGGGACAAGCGTCAATACCCATGTCGGTATCGAGAGCTTCGATATGCGTGGAGGTGTCAGTGGTAACGTTATCGATGCATCCGCCATCACAGCGGCTGGCGATGTTACGACTGTGCAAATCATTGGCGGTCCCGGAGATGATCTGCTTCGCGGCAGCTATCTGAACGACATCATTCGAGATACGGGTGGCTCGAATGTTCTGGATGGACTGGGTGGCACAGATATTCTGATTGTATTTGGCGACACGGATCAGGTGTTGACAAACAGCACGCTTTCACTTGACGGGGTGGTCAGTACCCATGCCAACTTTGAAGACGTGCGGCTTCAGGGAGGTGCAGGAGACAATACCCTGGACTCGAGTGCAGTTACAGCGGCGTCTGGCATCAATGTTGTTTTCCTGACAGGCCTGGCGGGGAATGACGTGTTGCTGGGGGGCGAACTCAACGAGGTCTTTGCCGACAATGATGGCAACAATACGATCGACGCGGGTGGCGGCTTTGATCGCTTTACGGCAACCGGGGACGTCGATATGACAGCCATCGATGGCACGTTGTTCGTCGGCCCTTACGTCAATACGATTTCGAATGTGGAAGACCTGCGGATGACGGGTGGCGCGGGAGCCAACGTCATTGATTCGTCCGCTTTGACGGCGGCTAGTGGCGTCACCTTAAACGTAATTTCTTCGCTTGGCGGAAACGACACAATTCGTCCCTCTGGCGACACCGGGATCAATTCAAACCTGAATGGTGGTGATGGAGCTGCCTCGGGGATCGACACGCTGGATCTTTCAAGGTTCCCCGTCACGCCGAACGTCAACATAGCCGGGCCCGGCACGTCCGACGGTTCGCGTGGCAATGTTGGATCAAATATCAGTTTCAATAACATGAATCTGTTCACCTTGCCGCCGGAATACGATTTCATGGCTGCAACTTATGCTGTCGTGGAAGGTGATTCGCCGAATACAACCAACGTCGTTCAGGTCACTCGATCTGTGAATACGACGATCGCGTCATCGGTCGATGTTGTGCTGACCGGCGGCACCGCTGTGGCTGGCGACGACTTCACTGTTGGACCAATCACCGTAAACTTTCTTCCCGGAGAAGTGACGAAGTTTGTCCCAATTGAATTGCTGGGCGACAGTGATATCGAAGCGGACGAAACGGTCTTGCTGTCATTCACGAATGGCATTTCCGGGGCTGCCAATGCCACGGCTGTGCTGACCATTCTGAACGATGACGATGAGATCAATACGGCTCCGGAGATCATCACCGTCACGACCGACGCCACGATGGCCGACAAAGCGTTGCCGGGCGAAACCGTTGCGTTGACCGCAACCTTCACCGATTCGGATGCCGGTGATACCCATAGCGCCACGATCGACTGGGGGGACGGGACAACTTCGGCTGGCGCTGTGAATCAACTCACGGGAGTTGTGACGGGCAATCATCAGTATTCTACGGGCGGATTGTTTAGGGTCACCGTGCAGATCACGGACCTGGCCGACCAATCTGATTCGGGTTCGACAACGTCGATTGTGACCGGAGTTCGTGTCACGGCTGACGGTGTTCTGGAAATCATCGGGACATCCGGCAAGGACATAGTGAATGTTCAGGAGACCGGTCGGCGTCGACGCCGAAACTCGGATTCTGTTCAGGTGGTTGCCAATTTCGATGTCCAACGCGGTCACGGAGGTTCAGATGGCGGCTCTGACGGTGGCCGCGATCGCGGGGCGGAAGTGTTTCGCTTCGATGCCGATTCGGTCACTTCCATTCACATCGTGCTTTGCGAAGGCGATGATCAAGCCACGATCGGCAGCGGCGGCAGCGATGGGGGATCGGATTGCGGCAGTGATGGCGGCTCCGACCGAGACCTCGACATTCCGGCTTTGATCGAAGGTGGAGGCGGTGATGATCGGCTGACGGGTGGTCGAGCAGCTGACATTCTGATCGGCGGGCTGGGCAACGATCGAATCAGTGGAGGCAGCGGCGACGATATCATTCTGGGTGGTGACGGCAAAGATGATCTTCGGGGAGGTAACGGCAATGATCTGATGGTTTCAGACGCCTGGGCCTACGATGCGGTTCTCGACGCACTGGATGCTGTTCATCAGGAATGGACTGACGGTAGCCTGACCTATGAACAAAAACGGGACCATTTGACCGGAACGACAGCGGGGGGGCATAACGGAGCGTATCTCTTCAACAGCATGACGCTGGCGACCGACGGAGAACGTGACACCATCCGCGGTGATCGGGGGCGTGACCTGTTCTTTGCGTTCTCGCACGATCGCGTGAAGGATAAGAAGCACGACGAAGATCTGTTTGCAAACGGGTGA